The stretch of DNA TTAATTATTTGACACGAATTCACTACAAAGCTCAGTCGGACGGTATCTGGGGTGAACATGAAATTGATTACATTTTGTTTGTGAGGAAGAATGTCACTCTGAATCCAGATCCCAATGAGATTAAAAGCTTTTGTTATGTGTCCAAGGAAGAACTAAAAGAACTTCTGAAAAAAGCAGCCAGTGGTGAAATTAAGATAACGCCATGGTTTCAAATTATTGCAGAGACTTTTCTCTTTAAATGGTGGGATAACTTAAATCATTTGAATCAGTTTGTTGACCATGAGAAAATACACAGAATGTGAATATGCAGGTAAGTGATTACTGAAAAATGTCTCTGCTTAACAAACTTAGAATGACTTTTTCAGTTTAAATTTAGTTCTATCATTTAATACTATCATGAATGTGTTATATacactgatattttaaaacttgtgtgGAAAAAACTAACTTATAATTTTGTATCACATGCCCTGGATATGTGTTCTGTTTCTAAGCGACATTTGTAAGAGATTATTGTAAAATGAGAGAGAGCAACTAAAACTTAATTTAACCTTTGCAGATAACATACTTACGGGAAATTTGAACAAATAAGTGAAACCCTGTGTGTTTAGTAAGCTGTGATAAACATTTCCGGAGCACTCGCAGAGCACTTGCTATTTGCCAGGTGCTTTATATatcattaaatttttaatcatagttcagaaaaatgtgcaaaggaaaCTCTTGTCTCACTCCTTCAAAACAGTCCTAATTAACTTTCATATTAGCAGATTAAACTAGCAGAGCAGGTTCAAGGGAAATTAAATGATATGGACCCTAATTTGTATCATTCTGAGTTGATTGTGTGGTTTATTCATTCTGGAAACATGTTGATACTTAAAATCAACCATTGCTTTTGATAAGTGATATTGATTAGGTTAAATCTTCTTTTAAATAGTATTTACCAGTTAGCAAAGTCTGTGTTTTCAGAATTGCAGTGGGCACAGAGGTGTTCATAAAATAGGAATTGTGTCCCACTTGATAAGAGTTGCTTaaatttgccgggcgcggtggctcaagcctgtaatcccagcactttgggaggccgagatgggcggatcatgaggtcaggagatcgagaccatcctggctaacacggtgaaaccccgtctctactaagaaatacaaaaactagccgggcgaggtggcgggcgcctgtagtcccagctactcgggaggctgaggccggagaatggcgtgaacccgggaggcggagcttgcagtgagctgagatccggccactgcactccagccggagtgagactccgtctcaaaaaaaaaaaaaaaaaaagagttgcttAAATTTGATACTGTTGACATTTGGGCTGGATGAAATCCTTGTGGTAGGGAGGGTTCCATGCTGTGCATTATAGGGTGatgagcagcatccctggactACACACTGGATGCTGTTTGCATCCCTCTCCCGTGACACCCACAGTTATACCAGATGTTGCCAGATGCCCCTGGGGGACAGCGTCAACCGCTGTCCTATAGAGTCAGGAAATATtgtagggagaaaaaaataacaacgaCAAAGGCCAGTGTTCATGTTAAATAGATTGAGATTATGGAATGTGtatattaatgttaaaaattGTACCTTGATCAATGTACTTTTATAAACTTGCCATAGATATCTCAAATTTGAAATCTCAAGACAGCTTTGTTATTCTTAAATGCTGTatgataatgaagaaaaataaaaatttatttcttacaaagttaaatgtTAAATTCAATAGAATGATTCATTTGTGGTTAACTTTGGGCAATTTATAATTTCAGACAagactgttttttggtttttgttttgttttgttttgttttgtttttttgagacggagtcttgctctgtcacccaggatggagtgcagtggccggatctcagctcattgtaagctcctcctctcggcttcacgccattctcctgcctcagcctcccgagtagctgggactacaggcacccgccacttcgcccggctagtttttttgtattttttagtaatgacggggtttcaccatgttagccaggatggtctcgatctcctgacctcgtgatccgcccgtctcggcctcccaaagtgctgggattacaggcttgagccaccgcgcccggcccagacaaGACTGTTTAGCAAGTGttttattgaaaagtaaaaaaaaattgcattttaatacTGTGTCTAGTTTGTTAAAATTTTGATATGCTAATAGGATATTGCCTATATAGTTTCTGTTGCATTTATAATATTGTTCctgatttttttagttttattttctagcaAGTTTTAGGCTGAAAGCCACATATAATTAGTTACGTAAGAACTATGAGTTGCCATGGCTACTGAATTGGACATTGGAGCCTTAGACTGTTACCCTAAGCACCTTGTAAGTACTTAGCAAGGGTTAGATATTACTGTTGTTATATTACTAGGATGCCATCCAGAAAATCTAAGTAGGAATGTCTTTTGACCTGGTGATTTAGAACTCCTTCATCTTTTATAAAGAGGAGTATCAGTCTCCTAGATATAAACCACTTCTGACCCCAAAGGCAGATGTGTTGGTTTTGAACTTGAAAGCTAAgtgatatctatatatatattttttttattaaactgttttaaattcttaGTCTTCAAAATATATACTTGTTTGATTCTGGTCAAACCATTGCCAACTCCTTTAAGGACAAAGTAGAGGTGGCTTTCTATATAATTGCTGATTCTGTTTCCCTACCTATATTATCAAGAGAACAAGACCAAAACAGAAAATGGTGTAATAGGAAGGAAGGCACATTTTCTTCTCACTTGGCCCTGGCACCTGGGGACAAGTCCAGGTCATACCTACAGTGGGTCCCTGTGGGAACTGCCCTCCACCTGCTCCCTAGGGGACAAGTCCAGGTCATACCCATAGTGGGTCCCTGTGGGAACTGCCCTCCGCCTGCTCCCTAGGGGACAAGTCCAGGTCAGGACATACCCGCAGTGGGTCCCTGTGGGAACTGCCCTCCACCTGCCCCCTAGGGGACAAGTCCAGGTCATACCCGCAGTGGGTCCCTGTGGGAACTGCCCTCCACCTGCCCCCTAGGGGACAAGTCCAGGTCATACCCGCAGTGGGTCCCTGTGGGAACTGCCCTCCACCTGCTCCCTAGGGGGTGCTCGTGCAGTGGTTTCATCCTCTCACTTGGATCTGTCTGCTGGACTCTCACTAAGGTTGGGAGTTCCTCATGGGATGAGGTACTCTAGATCCCCTCTTGACagatgggattttctttttattatttcaggtACACCTCTTCTTCACCCTTCCTCTCTAGGTGCTTTTTCAGCCCTAAGTATGTACTTAcacattttctaacattttacagCGTGAACTGaagtgtatatttgtgtgtattcaAATATCCTGACAGCTTTCTACTTTACAATTTTCACACATACTTTATACTTATTTACTACATACATGGTTTAGACTCCCAAATGTAAATCTCCAACACTGCATTCTCttctctattttaaattcttgTAGGTGAATGCATAAGTAAACTGATACATCTAGACAGTAGAATGTTATTtggcactaaaaagaaatgagctaccaAGCCACGAAAAGACAAGGAGGAAAGTTAGGTGCATGTTGCTGAAAGAAGCGTGAAAAGGCTACATCCTGAAAGAGTCCAATTCTCCAACATTCCAGTAAAGGGAAAACTGGAAACAGTAAAAAGCCAGGggtgagaggggagggaggaatgagtGGGCAGGGCACAGGgttttcagggcagtgaaactcTTCTGAATGGTACTAAAATGGTGGATATAGgtcattatgcatttgtccaaCACCAGGAGCAAGCTTCAAGTAAACTGGACTCGGGTGATAACGATGTGTTGATGGACGTCTATCGGCTGTAACAAATGGACCACTCTGATGGGGATGCTGATAGTGGGGGAGCCTGTGTGTGTGGAAGGGCTGGGGATCTATGGAAACTCTCTACCTTCCacccaattttgctgtgaacctgaaCTGGTCTAAagaataaagtctattaaaatttGGGTGTTAAACATGAAAAGGAGCTTAACCTCATTAATCGCTGGgtaagtgcaaattaaaacccaaaTTTAAAGGACCAACATCACCAAGTGTTGACAGAATAGAAAGTAACTGCTGGGCAGCACGTCTGCTACCGTGGAGCTGTTGGCCACTATCTGCTAAAGTCAAAGGGGTCGGACATGGCGGGAGATCAATGTGGATGGTTCTGCCttcttctgtttccattttaCTAACTTAGCAGAGAACTAATGCAGCATATTCCTGAGCTGGGAAGTTGTTGACACATTCGTTGTCACTTTGAGAAACtaggtgtttcctaggtttttatGCACTGTCCTATAAGTAGATGATACGGTGTGGGTTCTGGGCTTGCGCTTGCTCACGGAGCTCCTTACTACTTGTCCAGTCTCCAGTCCAGGGACGCCCCTGCAGAACATCTGCCATGATTCCATCAGCCTTGGTGTTCGCACAATCGGATGGTGTCGTGCCGCGGGAGCAGTCCTGCTACACACAGCAGTGTGAGTAAATCCACAGACCCAGTCTTGAGTGGAAGAAACCGGATACAAAAGGCACATGTGATTCCAGTGAAATAAAGGTCAAAAACAGGCGAAACCAATTAAGATGTAGGCAAGAATAGAGGCTACTTCCGGGGGCACAGGGAGCCTTGTGAGATTTTGAAAGTATTTGCTGTGTTGATAGGGTGTTAATTACATGGGTGAATATGTTAGGATTGATTGAAACAATTTGTGCACCTTTACGTGACAGCTTAACACAACATAGAATCTGCACTCTATAGAATATGGCTCAGCACTGATAGAGAATCAGTGGAGAGCAAATGGCATCTCACCTTGACAGGAGTGGACGTGCAGGTGCTTCTGGCCACTGCATCTTGGTATCAGATTGGCCAGGAAGAGCCGTGAAGACACACCCTATGTGGGTTGGGGCTCCACTCCTGAGAGAAGACAGCAAGGTCAGCTTCCATGGTGTGTGTCGGGTCCCCATGCCCGTGGGCCCCTGCTGGCAGCTGACACGGCATTGGTGGACATGATACACTTGAGCTGTAAGAAAAGAactctgggccgggtgcggtggctcacgcctgtcatcccagcactttggaaggccgacgcgggcggatcacaaggtcaggagatcgagaccatggtgaaaccccggctctactaaaatagggccgggcgagcaagcggcgcctgtagtcccagctactcgggagcttgagccgagaatggcgcggacctcgagcagcggagtttgcagtggctgggagatccgccactgcactccagcctgggcgaaggagccagactccgtctcaaaaaaaaaaaaaaaaaaaaaaaagaaaagaactctgtccccagccccagcccacgGGGGACAGATGCTGCAGTGGGGTTGCTTGTGTGCTGCTTGACCACATGCCCTGACGCAGATTAAAAGGAACGCACAGAGTCTGAACAGGAAAGGGGTTCCCATGCCAGGTGACAAGCCAGCTCCAGCCGTGAGGCCTTGCCTGCATCTCAGCGTGTCCACgtgcttccccttctgcctggAACCTGCATTTCCTTAGTCTGCAGCTGGCCGAATCTGACTCATTGAAACCCTTGGCTTAAATGTcatctcagatgatccgcccaggACTCAAATCTGAATCACAAGCACAAAGTGGGAGCTCAGTGACTTTGAGTAAATTACGAATAAAAACTAAGCGTATACTCACGGGTCCTATAAGGCTACATCGCTTGTGTACAGACGGCGCCCTCTCAGCAGTCGCCACTCCCATGTCAAAGGCTGCGCATGCTTCCCTTCAGGTAATGGTAGGCCAGGTGGGCCAGGCAGTGGCACAGCCCACCTCCCAAGAGCGCCGGAAACACCTAAGAGAGAATGTCAGAGACCAGATAGCTCTGAAAAGTGTAGGGCAAAATCTAGGAGAAGAAAACCTGTGCTGCTTTTTCCAAGGGGCACTGCCCAGTTCCAGTAAAGGAGCAGAGAGGCTGAGAAACGGAGAGGTGCTTCCAATAGCTGGACAGGAATGGGGGAGCAGAGACCAGGGCTGAGAGCTGCCGAGGGCAAGGCCCACAGAGAGCGTCCCAGGCTTCACATGCTAGGAAGAGGAATTTAGGGCCAGCCTAGAATTGGCTCAAAACTTGTTCTTATTAGGGAAATCTGAGATAGTTACTTCTCTAGTTTCTTGCAGAAAACCATTATCTGGAGGACAATAGCACATCACAGACTCCAAACATCCCCCATATCTTTGTCATACATAGCATCCAGAGCTCGCTGGGTGTCCACCTGGTGGGAGACAGGCCAGCGCGACCAAGTGGCCAGCACACAAGCCAGTGGCAGTGACATCAGGGCCCAGAGAATGTTGTCAGCAGCCACAAACCTAAGACACAAAGCTTAAcatcaaggaaataaaagtcaTGACATAATTTTTAGAGgaactggaaattattttttttaaagaatcaaacgGGCCCAGTTTTGAAGGATGCCCCTGAGAGCCATCGGCCCCAGCAGAGAATCACTGCTGGGGTCTCTGTTTCTTATCACAGAAGTTCTAGAACAGTGTCCAGAACATAGTTggcactcaataattatttgctaaagggaggaaagaaggaaaagaagatagaATAGAACgtgttccatgtgaattttgtATTGAGGAGGCTTGACAGGCGGCCAAGAGGCCTGGGGAGGCCTGTGTTCCTGGCTTTCAACTGTTTGTTGAGCAAAGACTGACCTTTCTGTTCCCAGGGAGAACAGCCCTTCTCAATTTCATTATGGACGATGTTCTTCACCGCCCTTAAGTTACTTtccagaggaagagaaggagactTCATAGACCTATTTAAGTAAGATTGAaagatgcttttatttaaaatctctgaAATTTTTATACTTCTGGCCAACAATAGGCATTCttagaatttttgaaatttacAACTTAATCATGACATGTGAACATCCTAAAGTACACATATGTCCTTGAAAATATTCCACAGAGAAGCTACAATGAAAGCTGTAAGACTGTGATTGGCTCTGTGACCATGGTTTGCAGATTGATTTGAGAGACATGACCTGCTGGCCAGGCACGTGCCAGTTGATTTGTGTCCTAAGAAACCCAAGGCGTGACACGGTGACCCACTTTGCAGGCAATATGTTTATATAAGTGATTTCAGGAGGCAAAAACTACATTAGATAGCTTtggaataaaaaaattgaaaagcttctagtgatcccagcactttgggaggccaagactggcagatcacttgaggctaggagtttgagaccagcctgggcgacatggtgaaaccccatctctacaaaaattagccagacatggtggtgtgtgcctgtaatcccagctactcggcaggagGAATTGGGGAcaggcagggggagggggctgaggcacaagaattgcttgaacccggaaggcagaggttgcagtgagccaagactgtaccattgcacttcaccctgggcaacagaatgagactgtctcaaaaaaaaaaaaaaaaaaaaaagaaagaaagaaaagaaaaagagcaacaaagttggttaaaaaaataaataagtaaaaattttttaaaaataaaattgaatgatcaagaacagagagaaggcataaatgactaaaatcagaaatagtGCAGGTACATCTTTGCATTACCCAGCTAAAGCATAGTAATTAAAATCTTCCCATGAAGAAAAGGCAAGGCCCAATGCCCTCACTAAtgagttctaccaaacatttaaagaagaaatattggccaggcacggtggctcatgactgtaatcccaacactttgggaggctgaggcgggtagatcacctgaggtcagaagttcaagaccagcctgaccaacatgatgaaaccccttctctactaaaaatacaaaattagccgggtgtggtggcacacacctgtaatcccagctactcaggaggctgaggcaggagaatcacttcaacccaggaggcagaggttgcagtgagccaagatcgcaccattgcactccagcctggacaacaagagtgaaactctgtctcaaaaaataaaaaataaacaagaaatattaTCAGTCCTTCATAAGCACTTcgaagaaatagaggaaaaaagaacacCTTCTTTTAGTTATTACAAGAAACTATACCAATGTACAGACGCCCTCCCAAAATTAATTATCTCTTCCAAATTTTCCCGATAAGATCAAGGGCCTCATTTTTTGTGATCATAGCTTAAGTGTTAATTCTTTCTTGACTTATATAGATAAAAATATCCCTATTgtggaaagttatttttattttcctcactgCCAAAATTTTATTGATCACCATTTTCTAACGTGGATTTGAATATAATCTCTCAAGatatttacagaaattttaaCCTATGCTATCAAATATCAGGAAGTGGTTATCTTAGAAGCTTGTTCTTTGGCATTTTGTTGATAGGAGCTGAAAATTTGAACAGCTCAACAACAATTGTACTTAATAATTTAGGTTAAGTTACTTGATAGTTTTAAATGTgagaaaaggaatgagaaataTTGGAGAAAGGAATTGGATATAGTGAGCATGAAGGGTGTTTTCTAAGAGTATTCCTGCAAAAGACAGCGGAGCAGCAGTGGAGTAGCTTGCTGGGCAAATGAGGGCCAAAAAAACTAGCTGttacttaaataaaatgaaatcatagccACATGCAGGCTGGTAGGAAAATTccatcagagagagagaaaatttgatagagaagaaaaagggaaattgtTGGACGATGTCTTTGAGGTGACTATGGGTGAATCTTCCTCACAAGaagtgagttttgttttgtttttaagacagagtctcgctctgtcacccagtctggagtgcaatggcgtgatcttggctcactgcaagctctgcctcctaggttcaagcaattctcctgcctcagcctcccgagtagct from Papio anubis isolate 15944 chromosome 11, Panubis1.0, whole genome shotgun sequence encodes:
- the IDI1 gene encoding isopentenyl-diphosphate Delta-isomerase 1 isoform X3, with protein sequence MELGLFLELGDVLPRLLRGLLHRAFSVFLFNTENKLLLQQRSDAKITFPGCFTNTCCSHPLSNPGELEENDALGVRRAAQRRLKAELGIPLEEVPPEEINYLTRIHYKAQSDGIWGEHEIDYILFVRKNVTLNPDPNEIKSFCYVSKEELKELLKKAASGEIKITPWFQIIAETFLFKWWDNLNHLNQFVDHEKIHRM